A region of Lycium barbarum isolate Lr01 chromosome 3, ASM1917538v2, whole genome shotgun sequence DNA encodes the following proteins:
- the LOC132631202 gene encoding uncharacterized protein LOC132631202: protein MEKGCLAYLAHIRDTSADTLSIDSIPVLREFADVFLADLPDSFMIVFIDDILVYSRSKEEHKKHLRIALGVLRDKNLYAKFSKCEFWLSSMSFLGHVILKEVIMVDPQKIQIVREWARSTSVTEICSLVGMARKISLQHVFTQKNLNSRQLRWMELLKDYDITILYHLGKANMVADALSRKSARMGSLARLISLERPLAREVQTLANIFMRLDISNPGRVLACVMARSSFLEHIKAKQFEDAKLCKIRDKVLRGEAKEAVIDEEGLLWIKGRVCVLRVGDLNKTILAEAHSSRYSIHPGATKMYQDLRQHYWWARI from the exons ATGGAGAAAggttgtttagcttatttggcacatatccgtgatactAGTGCAGATACTCTATCTATTGATTCAATTCCAGTGCTACGCGAGTTTGCAGATGTGTTCCTCGCGGACTTGCCAG aTTCTTtcatgatagtattcattgatgatatcctggtgtattctagaagcAAGGAGGAGCATAAGAAACACTTGAGAATTGCTCTTGGGGTACTGCGGGATAAGAatttgtatgctaagttctccaagtgtgaattttggttgtcttctaTGTCCTTCTTAGGGCATGTAATTTTGAAGGAAGTCATCATGGTGGATCCGCAGAAAATTCAAATAGTCCGGGAATGGGCTAGGTCCACATCAGTGACCGAAATCTGTAGTTTGGTGGGTATGGCTAG gaaaataAG tttgcagcatgtgttcacccaGAAGAATCTGAACTCTAGGCAGCTGAGATGGATGGaactactgaaggattatgacattaccATTCTATATCATCTTGGTAAGGCAAATATGGTGGCCGACGCGTTGAGCAGGAAGTCAGCTAGGATGGGAAGTCTAGCTCGTCTGATCTCTCTGGAGCgtccgttagctagagaggttcagactctggctaacattTTTATGAGGTTGGATATTTCTAACCCAggcagggtgttggcttgtgttatGGCTCGGTCATCGTTTCTTGAGCatattaaggctaagcagtttgaggatgctaagttatGTAAAATCCGtgataaggtgttgcgtggtgaggccaaggaggccgtgatcgaCGAAGAGGGGTTGTTATGGATTAAGGGGCGAGTTTGTGTATTACGTGTGGGTGATTTGAATAAGACTATTCTAGCAGAGGCTcacagttcgaggtattctattcatcctggcgctactaagatgtatcaAGATCTGAGACAACATTACTGGTGGGCTAGGATATAG
- the LOC132634069 gene encoding uncharacterized protein LOC132634069, with product MTDGTTESLRPLRMQALVETPTSSSSVQVSFNDKNKDKDGILEEFQGLNSRTNSFQEGENDANQGSKINIKNEGVNYLKYRSFKSPTKSSKCHERFIKRAFKVHNMLKWIL from the exons ATGACGGATGGAACAACGGAAAGCCTTCGACCTTTAAGGATGCAAGCGTTGGTCGAGACACCCACTTCTTCTTCAAGTGTTCAAGTGAGCTTCAATGATAAAAACAAAGACAAAGATGGAATTTTAGAAGAATTTCAAG GCTTGAATTCGAGGACAaattcttttcaagaaggggagaatgatgcaaaTCAAGGTAGCAAAATTAATATCAAGAATGAGGGTGTGAACTATCTTAAATATAGAAGCTTTAAATCACCCACAAAGAGCTCAAAGTGCCATGAAAGATTCATTAAAAGAGCTTTTAAAGTCCATAACATGCTCAAATGGATTTTATGA
- the LOC132632081 gene encoding zinc finger transcription factor YY1, translating to METHMNHHHLFERRPIYKSKAPASKWFKEWVPQDIVATGGKCYLLKWVNEATLKALKEKPKEPEVSVPEPEPTTEVLFLCSYEGCGKTFIDAGALRKHSHIHGERQYVCHYEGCGKKFLDSSKLKRHFLIHTGERDYVCPHEGCGKAFSLDFNLRSHMKTHSQENYHICPYPECGKRYAHEYKLKNHVASTHQKNTPEAAPAPKYTLPVEKPVKTTKSSSAAYGSSSSDRPYSCPYEGCDKSYIHEYKLNLHLRNMHPGHFPEENAKNAQSTADNEMDEGSDQDAYAARRGNGKIQKQNRPKPSLKQPPLKVARKSSSSASPANLSISKRPWPVKEENYNEDDSEETEEERDDVGDGWRYGGNDDDDEETEEDE from the exons ATGGAAACTCATATGAATCATCATCATCTGTTTGAAAGACGCCCCATTTACAAATCCAAAGCTCCTGCTTCCAAATGGTTCAAAGAATG GGTCCCACAAGACATTGTAGCAACTGGTGGGAAGTGCTACCTCTTAAAGTGGGTGAATG AAGCCACATTAAAAGCTCTGAAGGAGAAGCCAAAAGAGCCAGAAGTATCGGTACCAGAGCCAGAGCCAACTACTGAGGTTCTTTTTCTTTGTAGCTATGAAGGTTGTGGAAAGACATTTATTGATGCTGGGGCCTTGAGGAAGCATTCTCACATCCACGGGGAGAGGCAGTATGTATGTCACTATGAGGGTTGTGGAAAG AAATTTTTGGATAGTTCCAAGCTAAAACGACACTTTCTTATTCACACTGGGGAAAGAGACTATGTTTGTCCACATGAAGGCTGTGGTAAG GCATTCTCGCTGGATTTTAACTTAAGGTCACACATGAAAACACATTCCCAGGAGAACTATCATATCTGCCCGTATCCAGAATGTGGAAAGCGATATGCACATGAGTACAAGCTTAAAAATCATGTCGCATCTACTCACCAGAAG AACACGCCAGAGGCAGCACCAGCACCAAAGTATACCCTGCCTGTGGAGAAGCCAGTGAAGACTACGAAATCTTCTTCAGCAGCTTATGGCTCATCATCATCTGACCGCCCTTATAGTTGTCCGTACGAAGGGTGTGACAAATCTTACATCCACGAATACAAGCTGAATCTTCATTTAAGGAACATGCACCCTGGTCATTTCCCAGAGGAGAACGCAAAAAATGCTCAATCTACTGCTGACAATGAGATGGATGAAGGCAGTGATCAGGATGCATATGCTGCCAGACGTGGAAACGGAAAAATTCAGAAACAGAACAGGCCAAAGCCAAGCTTAAAGCAGCCACCTTTAAAAGTTGCACGCAAAAGCTCTTCTAGTGCTTCTCCAGCCAATCTAAGTATATCGAAGAGGCCTTGGCCGGTTAAAGAAGAGAATTACAATGAAGATGATAGTGAAGAAACAGAAGAGGAGCGGGATGATGTTGGGGATGGATGGAGGTATGGTGGAAACGATGACGACGATGAAGAGACTGAAGAAGATGAGTAG
- the LOC132632082 gene encoding mediator of RNA polymerase II transcription subunit 22a, with protein sequence MNKGGSGGGGGPTAGAAAAAAQKQKSLLQRVDTDIGNIVDNYGFLVNGARVNDPPVRNSQEAFMMEMRASRMVQAADSLLKLVSELKQTAMFSGFASLNDHVEQRTEEFTEQAEKTECMLSRIGEEAAASLKELESHYYSSAERTGSLPS encoded by the exons ATGAATAAAGGAGGAAGTGGGGGAGGGGGCGGACCAACAGCTGGTGCAGCGGCAGCGGCAGCACAAAAGCAGAAGAGTTTGCTGCAGAGAGTGGATACTGATATTGGCAATATTGTTGACAATTATGGCTTCCTTGTTAATGGTGCCCGG GTCAATGATCCACCAGTCAGAAATTCGCAAGAAGCATTTATGATGGAGATGCGTGCATCTAGAATG GTCCAAGCAGCTGATTCACTGCTTAAGTTGGTGTCAGAGTTGAAGCAAACAGCTATGTTTTCAGGATTTGCATCTCTAAATGATCATGTGGAGCAGAGAACAGAAGAATTTACTGAACAGGCTGAGAAAACAGAATGCATGTTATCTAGAATTGGAGAGGAGGCAGCTGCTAGCCTTAAGGAGCTTGAGTCACATTATTATTCTTCTGCAGAAAGAACTGGTAGTCTGCCTTCTTAG